In Xiphophorus hellerii strain 12219 chromosome 13, Xiphophorus_hellerii-4.1, whole genome shotgun sequence, the following proteins share a genomic window:
- the LOC116731669 gene encoding toll-like receptor 13 isoform X2 produces the protein MTAAGSFHSHLILYLLFLLLYINPLLAFLLKSCTILYQKIPCDDVFLDCASRELVVIPNDIPKDSAVVKLNSNQLKKINIDDFCNLSKLKILDLGDNQISDVDDGSFKDLVTLKTLKLTQNTLTTLTNNIFQGLSNLTVLDLSNNNINFIQPFAFQDLTNLQNLDLGRNKIQQVSDIQQIFQLPQIQMVNLTHNLFSSFETKHLLHNFTSNLEELIISSPNMKSFSISTPIFPNLTKLDLAVSRNCTFLNWDIPDKTLLRNITHLYTSQPCLSFKGFQKVLRSLDSLNHLRLNNMDRFIKKELLSTVCTIPTLRKLDLFYNYLNNLTLKLALCSQLTALDLGETHIKELSKGSIKSMTILQTLSVRANQLSEVPYDIRNLPTLKILNIELNQITKLSCDNFVNTTHLTELYLQNNYITKLKRCVFGNLTNLKILNLSKNNLRKLENVFKLTLHRLEVLNISDNKVTDLETGVFQGLQSIKHLNVASRSIERVKLATFKGINNVQALTVSLTHRYEPDFRGLKRLENLTIYLERVPLLRTDELMNYGAFSKTVLKSLKSIAVICTHNHQDFPLNVPISLLQSMKHLEDFTAENVYVNAPFADIFQFNPQLKSVTFLKTDLSNLDPNLFQKIPNLQALDLSNCKIKALDFMVQANLSALRYLKLAENEISVINETVFHSLPFLTYLDLSKNPFTCDCSNAGFILWAKNQKQTQVANTHQYICFFPADKRGSLLFDYDTLSCWDDSSFFCFVSSSCLVVLTLITSFVYNFLRWQLGYTFHLFRAFLYDSRKRKEGDDYQFDAFVSYNVHDEGWVYREMLPMLEEKQGWKLCLHHRDFQPGKPIIENITDAIYGSRKTICVISRSYLQSEWCSREIQMASFRLFDEKKDVLILLFLEEIPAHHLSPFYRMRKLVKKRTYLSWPQAAQHPGVFWQNVQRALQAGGAVAEPVLAGH, from the exons ATGACGGCTGCAGGAAGTTTCCATTCACATCTGATTCTGtaccttctttttcttctgctttataTTAACCCTTTGTTGgcttttttgctgaaaagttgcacTATTCTCTATCAGAAGATTCCCTGTGATGATGTTTTTTTGGACTGTGCATCCAGGGAACTTGTGGTTATTCCTAATGACATTCCCAAAGATTCTGCTGTCGTAAAACTCAACAGCAACCAGCTGAAGAAGATTAACATAGATGATTTTTGCAATTTGTCAAAGCTGAAAATTCTGGATCTGGGAGACAATCAAATTTCTGATGTGGACGATGGTTCTTTTAAGGATTTAGTTActctaaaaacacttaaattaaCCCAGAATACCCTCACCACCCTGACTAATAACATATTTCAGGGTCTGTCCAACCTTACTGTGCtagacctgagtaacaacaacatTAACTTCATTCAGCCCTTCGCTTTCCAAGACTTAACAAACCTACAAAATCTGGATTTAGGTCGCAATAAGATCCAACAAGTTAGTGACATTCAACAGATCTTCCAGCTACCGCAAATACAGATGGTTAACCTTACACACAATCTGTTCTCCTCCTTCGAGACCAAACACCTGCTTCACAATTTCACCTCAAATCTAGAAGAGCTAATTATTTCTTCACCTAACATGAAATCTTTCAGCATCTCAACACCAATATTTCCAAATCTCACAAAGTTAGATCTTGCTGTGTCTAGAAATTGTACCTTCCTAAACTGGGACATACCTGACAAAACTTTACTCAGGAACataacacatttatacaccagTCAACCTTGTCTTTCCTTCAAAGGTTTTCAAAAAGTCCTGCGAAGTCTTGACTCACTGAATCACCTGAGACTAAATAACATGGACAGATTCATTAAGAAGGAGCTTCTATCTACAGTTTGCACAATACCAACGTTGAGGaaactggatttattttacAACTATCTGAATAATTTGACGTTAAAGCTTGCACTTTGCTCCCAGCTCACAGCGCTTGACCTCGGAGAAACACACATAAAAGAACTATCAAAAGGTTCAATAAAGTCGATGACAATTCTACAAACGTTGAGTGTGAGAGCCAATCAGCTGTCAGAAGTGCCGTATGACATAAGGAACCTTCCCACACTTAAAATCCTAAATATCGAACTTAATCAAATCACCAAACTGAGCTGTGACAATTTTGTAAATACCACCCACCTTACAGAGCTTTACCTGCAGAATAACTACATTACCAAGCTGAAAAGGTGCGTGTTTGGAAACCTGACAAACCTGAAGATTTTAAATCTGAGCAAAAATAACCTGCgaaaacttgaaaatgtatttaagttaACCCTTCATAGGCTTGAGGTCTTGAATATAAGTGACAACAAAGTGACGGACTTAGAAACGGGTGTTTTTCAAGGTTTACAatctataaaacatttaaatgtggcaTCAAGGTCTATTGAAAGAGTGAAACTTGCAACATTTAAAGGAATAAACAACGTCCAAGCCCTTACTGTGTCACTTACACACAGGTATGAACCAGATTTCAGAGGATTAAAGCGCTTAGAAAATTTAACAATCTACCTAGAGAGGGTTCCCTTGTTAAGAACTGATGAGTTAATGAATTACGGCGCTTTTTCAAAGACTGTGTTaaagtctttgaaaagcatCGCTGTCATCTGCACACACAATCACCAAGATTTTCCTCTGAATGTACCCATTTCGTTGCTCCAGTCTATGAAACATCTGGAGGATTTTACAGCTGAAAATGTCTATGTAAATGCTCcatttgcagacatttttcaGTTCAACCCACAACTCAAGAGTGTGACATTTCTAAAGACTGATTTGTCCAATTTGGATCCAAACCTCTTTCAAAAAATCCCAAACCTGCAGGCTCTTGATCTCTCTAACTGTAAGATCAAGGCTTTGGATTTTATGGTGCAGGCAAATCTTTCTGCTCTCAGATATCTGAAACTGGCTGAGAATGAAATCAGTGTTATTAACGAAACAGTCTTCCACTCTCTCCCCTTCCTAACGTACCTGGACCTGAGCAAGAACCCGTTCACCTGCGACTGTTCAAACGCAGGTTTTATCCTATGGGCAAAGAATCAAAAGCAAACACAAGTGGCAAACACCCATCAGTATATCTGCTTCTTTCCTGCGGACAAACGAGGAAGCTTGCTGTTTGACTATGACACCCTGTCCTGTTGGGACGATTCCAGCTTCTTCTGCTTCGTTTCCAGCTCTTGTCTGGTTGTTCTAACTCTAATTACATCTTTTGTCTATAACTTCCTGAGGTGGCAACTAGGCTACACCTTCCACCTCTTCCGAGCCTTTCTCTACGACAGCAGGAAAAGGAAAGAGGGAGACGATTATCAGTTTGACGCCTTTGTGTCCTATAATGTCCATGATGAGGGCTGGGTTTACAGAGAGATGCTTCCGATGTTGGAGGAGAAACAGGGCTGGAAACTCTGCCTGCACCACAGAGACTTCCAACCAG GTAAACCCATCATAGAGAACATCACTGATGCCATCTATGGAAGCAGGAAAACCATCTGTGTGATCAGCCGCAGCTACCTGCAGAGCGAGTGGTGCTCCAGAGAGATCCAGATGGCCAG CTTTCGCCTGTTTGATGAGAAGAAGGATGTTCTGATTCTGCTCTTTCTGGAGGAGATTCCTGCTCATCACCTGTCTCCATTTTACCGCATGAGGAAGCTGGTGAAAAAACGTACCTACCTGAGCTGGCCTCAGGCTGCACAACATCCGGGAGTTTTCTGGCAGAACGTCCAGAGAGCCCTGCAGGCAGGGGGCGCTGTCGCTGAACCGGTACTGGCAGGACACTGA
- the LOC116731669 gene encoding toll-like receptor 13 isoform X1 — protein sequence MTAAGSFHSHLILYLLFLLLYINPLLAFLLKSCTILYQKIPCDDVFLDCASRELVVIPNDIPKDSAVVKLNSNQLKKINIDDFCNLSKLKILDLGDNQISDVDDGSFKDLVTLKTLKLTQNTLTTLTNNIFQGLSNLTVLDLSNNNINFIQPFAFQDLTNLQNLDLGRNKIQQVSDIQQIFQLPQIQMVNLTHNLFSSFETKHLLHNFTSNLEELIISSPNMKSFSISTPIFPNLTKLDLAVSRNCTFLNWDIPDKTLLRNITHLYTSQPCLSFKGFQKVLRSLDSLNHLRLNNMDRFIKKELLSTVCTIPTLRKLDLFYNYLNNLTLKLALCSQLTALDLGETHIKELSKGSIKSMTILQTLSVRANQLSEVPYDIRNLPTLKILNIELNQITKLSCDNFVNTTHLTELYLQNNYITKLKRCVFGNLTNLKILNLSKNNLRKLENVFKLTLHRLEVLNISDNKVTDLETGVFQGLQSIKHLNVASRSIERVKLATFKGINNVQALTVSLTHRYEPDFRGLKRLENLTIYLERVPLLRTDELMNYGAFSKTVLKSLKSIAVICTHNHQDFPLNVPISLLQSMKHLEDFTAENVYVNAPFADIFQFNPQLKSVTFLKTDLSNLDPNLFQKIPNLQALDLSNCKIKALDFMVQANLSALRYLKLAENEISVINETVFHSLPFLTYLDLSKNPFTCDCSNAGFILWAKNQKQTQVANTHQYICFFPADKRGSLLFDYDTLSCWDDSSFFCFVSSSCLVVLTLITSFVYNFLRWQLGYTFHLFRAFLYDSRKRKEGDDYQFDAFVSYNVHDEGWVYREMLPMLEEKQGWKLCLHHRDFQPGKPIIENITDAIYGSRKTICVISRSYLQSEWCSREIQMASFRLFDEKKDVLILLFLEEISAHHLSPYYRMRKMLKKRTYLSWSAQHPGVFWQNVQRALQAGDAPENSDMLTGPTGR from the exons ATGACGGCTGCAGGAAGTTTCCATTCACATCTGATTCTGtaccttctttttcttctgctttataTTAACCCTTTGTTGgcttttttgctgaaaagttgcacTATTCTCTATCAGAAGATTCCCTGTGATGATGTTTTTTTGGACTGTGCATCCAGGGAACTTGTGGTTATTCCTAATGACATTCCCAAAGATTCTGCTGTCGTAAAACTCAACAGCAACCAGCTGAAGAAGATTAACATAGATGATTTTTGCAATTTGTCAAAGCTGAAAATTCTGGATCTGGGAGACAATCAAATTTCTGATGTGGACGATGGTTCTTTTAAGGATTTAGTTActctaaaaacacttaaattaaCCCAGAATACCCTCACCACCCTGACTAATAACATATTTCAGGGTCTGTCCAACCTTACTGTGCtagacctgagtaacaacaacatTAACTTCATTCAGCCCTTCGCTTTCCAAGACTTAACAAACCTACAAAATCTGGATTTAGGTCGCAATAAGATCCAACAAGTTAGTGACATTCAACAGATCTTCCAGCTACCGCAAATACAGATGGTTAACCTTACACACAATCTGTTCTCCTCCTTCGAGACCAAACACCTGCTTCACAATTTCACCTCAAATCTAGAAGAGCTAATTATTTCTTCACCTAACATGAAATCTTTCAGCATCTCAACACCAATATTTCCAAATCTCACAAAGTTAGATCTTGCTGTGTCTAGAAATTGTACCTTCCTAAACTGGGACATACCTGACAAAACTTTACTCAGGAACataacacatttatacaccagTCAACCTTGTCTTTCCTTCAAAGGTTTTCAAAAAGTCCTGCGAAGTCTTGACTCACTGAATCACCTGAGACTAAATAACATGGACAGATTCATTAAGAAGGAGCTTCTATCTACAGTTTGCACAATACCAACGTTGAGGaaactggatttattttacAACTATCTGAATAATTTGACGTTAAAGCTTGCACTTTGCTCCCAGCTCACAGCGCTTGACCTCGGAGAAACACACATAAAAGAACTATCAAAAGGTTCAATAAAGTCGATGACAATTCTACAAACGTTGAGTGTGAGAGCCAATCAGCTGTCAGAAGTGCCGTATGACATAAGGAACCTTCCCACACTTAAAATCCTAAATATCGAACTTAATCAAATCACCAAACTGAGCTGTGACAATTTTGTAAATACCACCCACCTTACAGAGCTTTACCTGCAGAATAACTACATTACCAAGCTGAAAAGGTGCGTGTTTGGAAACCTGACAAACCTGAAGATTTTAAATCTGAGCAAAAATAACCTGCgaaaacttgaaaatgtatttaagttaACCCTTCATAGGCTTGAGGTCTTGAATATAAGTGACAACAAAGTGACGGACTTAGAAACGGGTGTTTTTCAAGGTTTACAatctataaaacatttaaatgtggcaTCAAGGTCTATTGAAAGAGTGAAACTTGCAACATTTAAAGGAATAAACAACGTCCAAGCCCTTACTGTGTCACTTACACACAGGTATGAACCAGATTTCAGAGGATTAAAGCGCTTAGAAAATTTAACAATCTACCTAGAGAGGGTTCCCTTGTTAAGAACTGATGAGTTAATGAATTACGGCGCTTTTTCAAAGACTGTGTTaaagtctttgaaaagcatCGCTGTCATCTGCACACACAATCACCAAGATTTTCCTCTGAATGTACCCATTTCGTTGCTCCAGTCTATGAAACATCTGGAGGATTTTACAGCTGAAAATGTCTATGTAAATGCTCcatttgcagacatttttcaGTTCAACCCACAACTCAAGAGTGTGACATTTCTAAAGACTGATTTGTCCAATTTGGATCCAAACCTCTTTCAAAAAATCCCAAACCTGCAGGCTCTTGATCTCTCTAACTGTAAGATCAAGGCTTTGGATTTTATGGTGCAGGCAAATCTTTCTGCTCTCAGATATCTGAAACTGGCTGAGAATGAAATCAGTGTTATTAACGAAACAGTCTTCCACTCTCTCCCCTTCCTAACGTACCTGGACCTGAGCAAGAACCCGTTCACCTGCGACTGTTCAAACGCAGGTTTTATCCTATGGGCAAAGAATCAAAAGCAAACACAAGTGGCAAACACCCATCAGTATATCTGCTTCTTTCCTGCGGACAAACGAGGAAGCTTGCTGTTTGACTATGACACCCTGTCCTGTTGGGACGATTCCAGCTTCTTCTGCTTCGTTTCCAGCTCTTGTCTGGTTGTTCTAACTCTAATTACATCTTTTGTCTATAACTTCCTGAGGTGGCAACTAGGCTACACCTTCCACCTCTTCCGAGCCTTTCTCTACGACAGCAGGAAAAGGAAAGAGGGAGACGATTATCAGTTTGACGCCTTTGTGTCCTATAATGTCCATGATGAGGGCTGGGTTTACAGAGAGATGCTTCCGATGTTGGAGGAGAAACAGGGCTGGAAACTCTGCCTGCACCACAGAGACTTCCAACCAG GTAAACCCATCATAGAGAACATCACTGATGCCATCTATGGAAGCAGGAAAACCATCTGTGTGATCAGCCGCAGCTACCTGCAGAGCGAGTGGTGCTCCAGAGAGATCCAGATGGCCAG cTTTCGTCTGTTTGACGAGAAGAAGGATGTGCTGATTCTGCTGTTTTTGGAGGAGATCTCCGCTCATCATCTTTCTCCATATTACCGTATGAGGAAGATGCTGAAGAAGCGCACCTACCTGAGCTGGTCTGCACAGCATCCGGGAGTTTTCTGGCAGAACGTCCAGAGAGCTCTGCAGGCAGGAGACGCTCCTGAAAACTCAGACATGCTGACGGGACCAACAGGACGCTGA